The Arachis hypogaea cultivar Tifrunner chromosome 14, arahy.Tifrunner.gnm2.J5K5, whole genome shotgun sequence genome has a segment encoding these proteins:
- the LOC140178443 gene encoding zinc finger BED domain-containing protein RICESLEEPER 3-like, whose amino-acid sequence MNSETVSNLVTTGVGSEAAPVEFDEPSSKRLRPATSDVWKFFKKLGPDKDGVERAECKGCKKVFKAGGKRYGTSTIKRHLDSCTQIKHEDIGQTIAELQLKMGSLKIDSGVARDMFAGYVVAGDKPFNMVDDRRFRNWVKYISPTLKLPSRNTVKADIVKVHKREAAKLKKILVSIPNRICLTSDLWTSSTNEGFICLTAHFVDEN is encoded by the coding sequence ATGAATTCTGAAACTGTGAGTAACCTTGTTACTACTGGAGTTGGTTCTGAGGCTGCTCCGGTCGAGTTTGATGAACCTAGTTCGAAAAGGCTGAGACCAGCAACCTCTGATGTTtggaaatttttcaaaaagctcGGTCCAGATAAGGATGGAGTAGAACGTGCTGAGTGtaaaggatgcaagaaagtgtttAAAGCTGGAGGTAAGCGATATGGCACTTCTACTATAAAACGTCATCTTGATAGTTGTACTCAAATTAAGCATGAAGATATTGGTCAAACTATAGCAGAATTGCAACTTAAAATGGGTTCACTTAAGATTGATTCAGGAGTGGCTAGAGATATGTTTGCTGGGTATGTAGTTGCTGGGGATAAGCCTTTTAATATGGTTGATGATAGGAGATTTAGAAATTGGGTGAAATATATTAGTCCAACTTTGAAACTTCCTTCTAGGAACACGGTTAAGGCTGACATAGTGAAAGTCCACAAGAGAGAAGCtgcgaaacttaaaaaaattttagtttccaTTCCAAATAGAATTTGCTTAACATCTGATCTTTGGACTTCAAGTaccaatgaggggtttatatgttTGACTGCACATTTTGTTGATGAGAACTGA
- the LOC114925177 gene encoding zinc finger BED domain-containing protein RICESLEEPER 2-like — protein MPPPHTGYELSSKIFTLLTEWKVDKKIFSITLDNASSNDTCVEHLKSTLDVHGSLLCGGEFFHVRCSAHILNLIVQDGMKICGDAVCKIREGIKFLRKSESRMVKFKECFEDIEGLEYTTALCLDVPTRWNSLYAMLASAIPYKKAFELYKVKEAGFREYCPSSDEWRRTEKICDFLLPFYETTKLMSGTSYPTSNLYFLQVWQIQLILMNSLKNDEVLIRNMGEKMMIKFKKYWEEYSVVLAFGAVLDPRFKLNTLVHCYNEIDPISAKDKVEHVKSNIFCNWNSAY, from the exons ATGCCTCCTCCTCACACAGGATATGAATTGTCTTCTAAAATCTTTACGCTTTTGACTGAGTGGAAAgttgataaaaagattttttccaTTACTTTGGATAATGCTTCTTCTAATGATACTTGTGTTGAACACTTGAAAAGTACTTTGGATGTGCATGGTTCATTGTTGTGTGGTGGTGAATTCTTTCATGTTCGTTGCTCTGctcatattttaaatcttattgtCCAAGATGGAATGAAAATATGTGGTGATGCAGTGTGTAAGATTAGAGAGGGTATTAAGTTTCTGAGAAAATCTGAAAGTAGAATGGTTAAGTTTAAAGAATGTTTTGAAgatattgagggacttgagtataCGACTGCATTATGTTTAGATGTTCCTACTAGGTGGAATTCACTTTATGCAATGCTTGCAAGTGCTATTCCTTATAAGAAAGCTTTTGAATTGTATAAAGTAAAAGAAGCTGGGTTTAGGGAGTATTGTCCTTCATCAGATGAGTGGAGAAGAACTGAAAAGATATGTGATTTCTTGTTACCATTTTACGAAACTACCAAGTTGATGTCTGGAACTTCTTACCCAACATCCAACTTGTATTTTTTACAAGTTTGGCAAATCCAGCTGATTTTAATGAATAGTTTAAAGAATGATGAAGTGCTTATAAGGAACATGGGAGAAAAAATGATGATTAAGTTCAAGAAATATTGGGAAGAATACAGTGTTGTTCTTGCATTTGGGGCAGTTCTTGATCCTAGATTTAAACTCAACACTTTGGTTCATTGCTATAATGAGATTGATCCTATTAGTGCTAAAGACAAAGTGGAGCATGTGAAGA GCAACATCTTCTGCAATTGGAACTCAGCTTATTAA
- the LOC112742149 gene encoding uric acid degradation bifunctional protein TTL-like encodes MAVAAPFSLLEHAIAVARDIWFRKVNVRCWLEAISGRSCFKEYLKKANNYTRQELHKWGSMYEKRFGYTFVTCASEKSSSEILAELKTRFRNDHVVELDIASKEEMKYIELHITDLLSKRYAQSTNKGDVLTEYSGEVVKDSLDGIETDSAENLDEIFSVRIDISMQSDNKKVLEEDKETFDNQQIQDHVYVAKGASI; translated from the exons ATGGCTGTAGCCGCGCCGTTCTCTTTGTTGGAACATGCAATTGCTGTTGCTAGAGACATATGGTTTCGTAAAGTGAATGTTAGGTGTTGGTTGGAGGCTATATCAGGACGCTCTTGTTTCAAGGAATACTTAAAAAAGGCAAACAATTATACCAGGCAA GAACTTCATAAATGGGGATCAATGTACGAAAAGAGGTTTGGGTATACTTTTGTGACATGTGCATCTGAAAAGAGTTCTTCTGAAATACTTGCTGAATTGAAG ACGCGCTTTAGAAACGACCATGTTGTTGAGTTGGATATTGCATCAAAGGAGGAAATGAAGTATATAGAATTGCACATTACAGATCTTCTATCCAAGAGATATGCCCAAAGTACTAATAAGGGAGATG TGTTAACTGAATATTCAGGCGAAGTAGTTAAGGACAGTCTAGATGGGATAGAGACTGATTCAGCAGAAAATTTAGATGAAATTTTCtctgttagaattgacatctccatGCAGTCTGATAACAAAAAGGTTTTGGAAGAAGACAAAGAAACTTTCGATAACCAGCAAATACAAGATCATGTATATGTTGCAAAAGGGGCTTCGATTTGA